The DNA region aaggaaactaatgttttaacacattaaaaataaaaataacataataaataaaataatgctcaagaaaaaaaaatatttaaaaatgtttaaactgttttcactgatttaaaacttaaaaattaaaaccTGCAATTTGTTTGAAAATTTCTTctgatgggggaaaaaaaattacctgtttttgtgttttttatttaaaaaattattttaattttttaaataaaacttgacaaagaaaaaaaatgtttagttttaacagaaaactaaaagtgaaaaaaaaatgtaattcataaCAAGAATTaacaaaacattgaaaatgTCTCATTAAGGAGAAAACTGAGGTTAAagttcatttttcatgtgtttcgtgtgtttgtgtgttttgtgtgtttgtgtgtttcgtgtgtttgtgtgtttgtgtgtttgtgtttctatgtgtttgtgtgtttcgtgtgtttgtgtgttgcgtgtgtttgtgtgtttcgtgtgtttgtgtgttttgtgtgtttctgtgtttcgtgtgtttgtgtgttcgtgtgtttgtgtgtttctatgtgtttgtgtgtttgtgtgttttgtgtgtttgtgtgttttgtgtgtttctgtgttttgtgtggttgtgtgtttggtgtgtttgtgtgtttcgtgtgtttggtgtgtttgtgtgtttcgtgtgtttctgtgttttgtgtggttgtgtgtttggtgtgtttgtgtgtttcgtgtgtttctgtgttttgtgtgtttgtgtgtttcatgctGTGTTTGATTCCTCGGAGCTGCATTAGAAAGATTTTCTGACCCGTCTGTCTGAATCTATGAAGTCAGCCGAACGTCTCGTCTCCTCAAACTGTGGATTCGTTTCATTTTATCACGTTTATTATGAAGCGGCtcagtatttaaatgtttgtttatgacgGAGTGTTGCTTTAAACAGAGAGGACATGTCGGCCTGTACACAGAAACTTCAGCTGCGCTCAGGTCaagaattaaaaacaacatcaatgtttaaatgttcacaGTTTACTGACATTGTTCTACAGGAGTTCTGGGCGATGGAGTTTCTGCTCGTCATGATTCAGGTTTCACATTTGTGAGGTCACAGGATgcagcaaacaaacaggaaatacaaaaaTCAAATTTTGTCACATAACCCTTCATCTGTCatcgtcacacacacaaacctgagcACAACACGTTACGGGGACCCAGTTCCCACAGGGCTCAGAGGACCGGCTGCCCTGCGGGGACCGGACCTCTGATTATTGCACACGGccctgaaagaaacaaaaaccagTTGAAGCTAAAGAGTCAGGACCAGATTCACCAACATCTCCACTGCTTCAGAACATTTAAAGAGGAGcgaaagaaatgttttttattttctaaagtttaaatttaaatcgaAGACTTGAAAGGAAAGTTAGTTTTAAAAAACTCAAATGATCTCATAGAGGaattattcaacattttgagCGTGACAGAGATGGACACTGATCTCATGCTCGTGTGTCAAACATAACGTTTCTCCTCACATGACTGCAGACTGGATGCCAGGCTAGCCGTTACCCTCCGTGTGCAGTCTGTATGACATCAATCATTTATCTCAAGAACAAAGAcacgtaaaaaaacaaaaacattatgtcaACATCTTCAGAACGTTTCGATGAATcacagtgaaattaaaaaacactttggaATCAGTTTTAGTTTAATTAGCTGGTTAGCTGCATACTCACAACATCATTTATACTTTTTAATCCAATTCCAGTCTGACAGGTAAATTCAGCCAGGCTGAagtttaaaggtccggtgtataactgatttaatttctgtttaatcacctgaaaccGCCaaatttctacagtagcccagaacagacaaacttaaaactgtcaccatagtttctctttcatgctcaGTTGCAATTTGCACTTGATCCTTCATGCTGGTCCTTTAATTTAACAAATTAGGTTATTTGTGATTTTAGTGCAtctcttcctgtgtttgtcaaaataaaagcccaatAAAAACGGAGATGCTTTTTCTGTGCTGTTGGGGCGTTAGCATGCTCGCTTTGTATCATAAACATCTATGTGCACACACTAGCAGAGCAGGATGTTAATCGACTCACGGCAAAATAAAGTCTATATAAAACTAATGTGGttataaaatatacttttacATCATACAGTGATTGTTGTTCTAGAttgtccacaaaccaaagaCGCACAATATCTTTGGCTAAACACCACGAACAAGTTAGTATCAAACTttatatctcattcacacacacacacacacacacacacacagtttagaaaagaaataaattacacacacacacacacacacagtttagaaaagaaataaattcatttcACGAGTCAAACTTTGTGACCTGAAAACTCTTCAGGTCTTCGTTTCTTCCAAACCTCGAtagaatatgaaaataaactgacatcttctttttttaacaaaattgCATTGAACAGTTTCCTCATGTAACACGTTATCACATCGTAACATTGAACCCCGATGAACATTTCCGTAAGCTGAAATCATATCGGCTCGTAGCAGCATGTCTGTGTGAACGCTCCTGCTGAAGAATCTTTGACAGAATCTGgatgaaagttttaaaaagttcCATCGTTTGGTTGAAGTGTTGCTGATATGTACCGAGTCACAAACAGTTCGGTGTGTTATGAAATATGCGAGTTGACATGAGAAGATCGACACCACAACAGGAAGCTGCATTCAGGAGCGCtttggcttagcttagcacaaagtcTGCAGACATCCAGCCTGGCTGCTCATGAGGTGAATCAGATGTTTCCATCTAAAGCTCCATAAATAACTAGACCCAGCCGATATATCGATTGGTGCAGCTGATATCGGTGTCAGTGCATACATTACAGATTTATCTgatatttctcatattttctcACCTCAGGCAGCAAACACTTTTTGTAATAGCAGCCTCATCATTAATATTATCAAAGGTTGTATCAGTGTGAAGAGACAAATGCAGCTTTACAGAATGAAGGAAACTATCATGGAAAGATTTATGATCAACGTCTGATATGTCGTTTGTTTAATCGACACAGAAACCAAACGGCAAAAACAACGTTCCAAGTTTTACAAGGACTTTCTTCTAGTCGGGCTCGCTGTGTCCAGTCTGTATGCTAAAGTAACTGTATttgttgtagcttcatatttcacCTACAGATATAATCgatcttctcatgtaactctcAGCACAGAAGTGAACAAACATGGTGATTTCTGATTTATGACATGCGGAGCAACAGACCAACGTTCACCCTCTAACGGATCTTTAAATCCACTAAACGCAGCAGAAGTCTTCAGAGATACAAACccagttcatttatttacacatatcACTCAGGAGGAACCGGACAAAGTGGACACCAGTGTCTTCGAGGCTGTTTGATCATAAAGGTGCAGAAATCCTTCCAACAAGCTGAGAGTGAACACAGCGTCCACCTCTCCTCGTTTTTATGGCACAGAGACTGAAACAAGGCAGAGAATCCAGAAAAAGGAGATGGAGACACTGTTTCACCGATCGCTGATATTTCAGTCACAGGCGGTCCGGTGTGAAGAAACCGTCCGGTCCGCTCAGTGAGTCTGTGAACGCTGCACAGTCTGAAGCTTCGTTACAAACCTCAGCAATCGAGGTTCTTGTCAGACGATGTGTTGGCTTTGTTTCTCTGAGGTTGGTTCGATTGTCATACTTATGATTTGTATTCAGTTCAACCTTTTCTGCAGAAAACTTTGTTGGTCATTTTCCTTGGTAGCTTTGATGACGTTCCTACATCATTCTTCTAATTCTGACCCTTTGCAGAGACAGATATTAAACAACACGACTGAGATCCAGATTCATTAAGATTGTGGCACAGATTTATCTCCCATTTTAGAGTATATGGGGCCtgaaggtgtgtttttattttaacgtCACAGAGTCAGAATGGAATCAGACTTTAAATCAGAGTATAAATCCAGTCGCTTCTTGTTTTGATTGTCGCacttttggtgtgtgtggtcGGGATTCTGGTCTTattgaaaaagagattttggATCTATGGAAGAGACACCGGAAACTATCCTGCTAACCatctgaaatgtgactgaaactgAGCGCGCTCCAGGTGGACTCATGGACCAAACTATGACTAtgactctacctgttgtgttctggtttggtttgtttcatgAACCACCTTCtaagtctgagtctgactcggTCTGTGGTTTAAGGAGAGGGAGCTTTCTGATTGTTTCGTAGTGGTTATGTTAATCACAAACCACCTAAGCTGATATAGGGTTTCGTTCCTGCTGCACACCAGGTAGTTTTTTTGTGCACATGGATTTTGGATTTTTGCCCACGTCCCCTGAAGATTTCAATGAGACTGATTAAATTAAGTAATTACAGCTAATGAGCTCCCTAGCTTGCAAGTTTTCAAGGGACATGAGACTGTGACTGGAATTCTTGGACAGACTTGGAGGACAGATGGTAAACATGATGATCAGTAGATTCATGCCCTCTGTCAGCACTCTGAATGAATCTGGACCGGAGTCTGTGTCAGAGGTTCTTCCCATCAGACAGTAGTAACCGATAACAGAGGGCTGGGGCAGAGCTGACTGTCGCTCTCCACCCGTGTCCCGTGAgtcagcagctcctccacagTCGTCCAATCATCGAGCAGCTTGCTGTTCCTCAGTCGGTTCTGCTTCATGTGACTCAGCTCCAGCACCGTCTGAGACGACAGCGCCCCCTGGAGTCCGCCGGCCTGCTCCTCCGCTccaactctcctctctctgtgttgtcgCGACAACGCCAGGTGGCGTCTCCTTTCGGTCCGGCTCCAGTATCGCCCCGCCCACCGCCCGTCCTCTCCGTCCTCATCGCCTTCTCGCTCTCCATCGCCTCGCACCTCCTCGTCCGTCGTGACCTCACTGCGTTCCCTGGCCAATCTGTAGGCTCGGGCTCTGAGCAGCTGGTTCCTGACTGACTTCTGATTGGACAGTCTGGAGCGGGGAGAGGGTGGCGAGTGAGGGCTACGTTGTGGCGCTCCCAGTGTGCTGTAGAAGGGAACAGAGGAACCTTTAGAGTTGCCGGTACGATTCCCGAGGGTCTGAAAGCCGCGCCAGTCTGATGCTCCACTGGAGCCGGACCCAGGACTCTTGGAGAGGgactcctcctctctgctccggTTTGCTCCCTGGCTGTTTCTCAGTGCATTCTGATGACTGGGCAGACTGGTTCTGTCTATGCTGAGGTGACTGGTGGGGTGGCAGTTACTGGGATAACTGGCCCTGCTCCTCGGCCCCATCGTGTTGCTGCTTGTATCCGGTTGGCTGTTCTGTCGGTCTGGATTTGTCACGATGGGGTGACTCGCCCTGCGGCGGCGCTGTCCTTCGGTCAAATCTGTTATTGTTCGACTCCTCCCTGGAGCCTCCATCAACCTGcctcctccctgctgctgctccaaccACAGCGCCCTCCGCTGGCAGGGCTCAGTACGGCaacctgcagacagaaatgagTAATCAGGTCCCGAATATTCATCACATATCACATCTAAACACATATTAACCTTTATAGCAAGATCTGCTCGCCTTGAAAGACATGTCAGGTTGGACCACCTTACTTTGGACCTGTAGCGTCTTGGTGTTAAACCAGGTCTCAGACTATGACTTGCTGCATGACCATAGTGATCATGAAGACCTTGTCCACAGACCATCAGCCCGGCCTGGTAAGATGCTGTGGTTTGTTCTGCTTACTAAACAATCAATGGAGGATTTATTTTGGCTCGTCGCAGACACACCTCCACCCAGAAACCAACCCAGTCCACCCAGTCTTCTCGTTTCTTTGGTGATATTCTGCATTGTATGGGGTTCTGTGTGGCTCTTCCACTTCAGACTTTGGTAACATCTTTAGTTTTCTAATTTTTAACTTAACTGAAGTGAATATTATTTTCTTGTAGGGATTTCCCAGAGGAGAAAATGCAGAGACAGGATTTTTCTTGAACACTCCTCCTTGTGGTGgagtgttattgtttgttgttggcctagtagttttgcttttgtttttattacagtctGTTTTTTAGTCCTGTATGCAGCTGACTAACCTAAAACCTGAAATATTGTATCGGAAACCTGACCAAAGTACCCCTATCACCTGCTCATGTTTTTGGAGCACTCCACCTAAACACATGACTCTGCATTGGATTTCTCTGTCCAAGGgtgtagagacagagagaaccGAGAGGCCTGATTGGTTGAAggaagttttgttgtttttcattgcactgaatgtactgtagctgctgttgctaGCTCATTGCGTGTTAACAGGAAGACACGTTATATAAGACACATTGTTACATCAGTTGGATCGTTCAGTGATTTGTAGCTTTACTGACCAACAGAAGGAGAAGGTGGCGAGCGGTGGCGAGGTAAGGTGGGACTCCTCTCGGCTCTGTGGAAGTGAACTGTTGTGGTCGTGCTGTTACCCACAGTGCAGCGGGATGCCTGTGGCGCTCCAGAGTGAGTCATTGGGGTTGTCTCAGGGATGGACTCCAAATCCCAGCGTCCTCTCTGCTCTCGAGGGGAGTGGCCTGAACGGAGATGGTGGGTCTGTCGGTGGGCGTGGCTTCCATGAATCTTATGCAGTCGTCGGTGCTCCCCGGTGCTGACGCTGTGGAAGCCTGAGTCGCTGGGTTCGGAGGAGATCAGGGActcggaggaagaggaggagccttGGGAGGAAGGGGTGTGTCCTGGCAGCGATGACATGGCGTCTGTCTCGGCCTCGGAGAACGCCACCCGGTGGTGTGGGCTGTCAGGGCCACATCCCAGCCCGCTGTCAAGCTCACTCAGGGGAAGGTATCCAAGAAAACGATCAGACCTCCAAGGAGGACGATAGTCGGACTAAAGAGAAGGTGTTTTAGGTATCAGGTCCAttatcagaaataaaacagttgtGATACTAATCAGTTAAACCAGCTTCTGTACCTGTCTGCTGAAATCCTTTGGCTCCATCTCTTCTGTGTTgtagcagccaatcagacagcTCTCGGAGTTAGGCTGGTAGGGCAACATTTCTGGAACCTGGAGTAGAAACAAAAGGTCAGAATGGATTTTAGGTTCatggattgttgttgttttggtagAAATAATCCACATAATGATTGGAATacaatgaaacacaatgaaTCACCTGGTAGTCCAGTCTGTCCAGGTGATCCAAACTGTAGGAGACACTGGGCAGGTAGGTATGACCCGGGTGCTGGTCATTCGACAGTCTTGGCAGGTAGCCATTGGGTGGATAGATATCAGGCGACATCATCATGCGACTACTGGTGGAGTATAGGTCAGGTGACACGGTCATGTGACCATAGTAAGGCCTGTGTAGAGGAATCAGGTCATGTCAAAGAGAATTCATAGCAGCGCTGCGATAACGTCAGTGTTCATGTACAGCGGCTCCAGTTATCGTTCAGATGGTACGATCCATGATATGCAAATCCCTCTATGAATATTCATAGTCTCCATCAACATGTGTAATCATAGCATGTGTTACACTGACAGCTGTCTGAGCAGGACAACCGTCCACCCTGAATATTTATATGAGCGCCATCACAACATCATGCTGAGCCTGCAAAGTCTTTATTTCATACAGACCTTCATTGTTCTTCACAGTgctagcctttttttttctttgcccatTCCAAAATGCTTACCAATATTTTGCAccttgtttttacacttttacctCGATCCAAAATTATTTCCACCAATCCAAACCTTTTACCAAGTCCCAAGCTTTCATCCCATATCTAAAATTATACCCATGCCCAAATATTTACTCCACACCCAACCGTTTTCACTCGATTACAACCCTATTCCCAAACTTTGATTTTTGGGTATTTACCCAGGGTTGGATTATTTATTCAAAGTCTCCAATGACCTGGATCATTTTGCCCCTTTGCCAAACCTTTAATCAGGTTTGAATCTACCCAGTCATAACCTATTATCTGATCTCCAAAGTTTCCAAAACTTCAAAACCCTTGACTCAGTTCATGATTTGTCCCAGTCCCAGGATTTTAGCCTTTTGGATGTGTACCTTGCTACATCCTCAGTTTCCCTGCATTTACCCAAGAGGACATCAGTCACATCATTATGTCCTTGTACCAAACTAATCCAAATCCCCGTGCCCCCTAACTGCCTTCATCGTCCTCCATAATTCCCATGACTCTCGGGGCCTCCCAGTGTGTTTTACACTCAGTTACAACCGTTCTGTTATCCCCAAACTTTGACCGTAGCTTTGTAATGTTACCAGGGTaggtttccatttttttttactcctttacCCAGTCCATGATTTTTACCCtaaatgttttctcagtgtcTTATCATATACCTCTTTTTTAGCCGGTCCAAAGAGTCGTTTCCAGTCCCAGGAAACTTTTATTTGGATCTGTACCTTACTACGTCCACACTTCCCTGCCTTTCCCCAAGAAAACATCACTCACATCATGTCTTTGTCCCATTGCTCCAAGAGTACCGACCCTGCACTGTAGCTGTCTCCCTGGCGTTCGTCTCCCTCCATCAGTCCCATGACTCTCAGGGTCTCCCAGTGTCTTTCTGTTGGAGCGCTGCACTCCATCGCACAACGAGACTGCCGCCGCCTGTGGCCACGCCCCCTTCTCCCCTCCACCTGCATAGTGATTGGCTGGCCATACTCGTCCACAAAGTGCAGCTCCTCTCGGTGTCGGTGATGAGAAGGTTCATGAGTCTTGGCCTGACCAGAAGGAACATGACCAAGAAAGAAATCAGAGGAAAGGCAGCCTGCTGGGTTAAAGAGTTCAGAGACGATTACCTGCTTCAACAGGTATGATCTGCAGGGCAGGTGAAGGACAGAGGTACAAGGTCAGTCAGTTCTTTAGTTTCTAACTTCTTGGCATGCTTCACTACGATTGTGTTACATAACACATGATTCACAgtctatatttaaaaatataaaagattgAGCCATCATGTAAAAGTTAGAGAGCAGCTGATCTTCTCACTGTAGGTTTGTTAACGTGGACTCTCAGTGAAAGAATGACCTAACAACACTTTACTGAAGTACTGTGCTGAAGTACACCTTCCATGTACCTGAGAATTTACATGTTGTGGTACATAATATTAATACACAGACTATCCAGACACCTCGTGAAAATGAATGTGATATTTGTCcgttattaataatataattactgtggctgctgtttgctcaGTTCGAagatattcattcattcattcatcataatcataataataataatcataatcaattCATCATAATTCagatattcattcattcatctcatTCAAACTGAACCGTCAGTTATACTGGtgctttatttttagttttaatgtgttttcaacCCAAACACCAGTTCCTATTATGTAAAAAGCAActtaaataaacctgattttGATTCAGATATCCATCCACCATGAAGGTTTGTCCTCGCACTGTCACCAAGTCTTTGCTCATGGTGTGAATTATCTCtaatattataaagaatacAGTCTGACCTGCTCTGTCATGAGAAAACGTTAACGGCTACATTAGATCTAAGTGTGCCGGCTAGTATTAAACTAAATCAAAACAACTCAACCTCATCGGGCTAATTAACGGTCTGAAGCTTGACATATAGTCACAGCAGGTGatcactgctgctgtgagagGTTCAAATCTCATTCCTACAACTCGGAGACAAACCcctgctgttattttatttcattaaactGTGTCCAGAGTCCAAAGAGATGACAGAACTTTAACCGTGTTTGTGCTGTAGCATCACGTGTGAATGTTGAGATGTTAAAGAGACTCCGtctacagcagcagcacgaTGTAGGTCAGCATTCAGCAGCAGCCTTACGGACCTCTGAACCGGGCctgaggccacacacacacacacacacacacacacacacacagtcccagaaacctcaaacagacaaacacaaagacacacacacacaaagaaccgGTCCATACATGCAGAAACTGAGTGATGTGCTATACCCTGCAGAGTGAACGCTTCACTGAACTCTGACAGTAACACAGACtgatcgctctctctcttcatctgtctctctctcttcatctctctctctctcttcatctgtctctctctcttcatctgtctctctctctcttcatctgtctctctctctcttcatctgtctctctctctctctctcttttatgaAGCTTTGACTCAGTTTTCAGCGTCAAAGTGCGACTCTCTGCAAAATGTGACACTCCTTGTTCTCAGCACAAAATCACAGCGAGCATGCAAAGTGTCAAATGCAGCCGAGCTTTGTGAAACTATCAGAATGTTTCATTTGATCCTGGAAATCTAAAAAGAACTGAtctgccaaaaacaaacagcggAGTTTATCTCctgctgatccacactgacctgtgatcagctgaacattcgtacgtctgttctcactctatgtaactttgggctccgggtcgggagaagtacgtaacgctttacggcactaagtcacacagcagcaactatttcactgattctggtgaaactggatcatattttatggaggaaatgttttctggttttccctctgatgtcctccggctgctccgcctcaactctctgtgatttacagagtttatgatggacagtgaagtaacctgctgacagctgtagctgctgttagctcagttcgtcagcttggcagtgagctcagagcggcgggtacccgtcgctctgagctcaccgccaagctgacgaactgagtgtttgtaccaacaggcgttatggacgaccaggaagaagaagaagaggaggtaaccaggctcagcagcttctatggacatgatggcagaggagaagagagtgaagaggacgctgacggaggaagctaagaagagaaaacttTTGATCAGAAAGGTAATGTATAATATCAAAcaaaatactcgagtacagctgaacatggtttaccacagtgggattaacTCTCTGAATcacaacatacaacaaaaaaaaacaaacaaaaaaaaaaaaactgttcctTCAACAGCTCGGTCTTCAAGTCTCAGCTCGGTCCTTCAGATCTTCAGCCTCGGCTTTCAGTCTTCAGCTCGGGTTTAGGTCGCCTCCCTCACCACAGCCTCAACCACTCCCCCCCCACTCTCCGTCGTCCCACCCCCCCCCATCCCGTTGTTCTTTTCGTCCCCCCCCCATTAGAAGCCAGCTTCggtcttcagtcttcagctcGAGCGTCCAGAGTGCGGGCTTCAGTCTTCAGCTCGGTCACTTCAGCGTCGGTCTTTCAGTCCCTTCAGCTCTGTCTTCAGCTCGGTCCCTGCAGGTCTTCGAGCTTCAGAGTCAGAAGCAGCTCGGTCTTCAGTCTTCCAGGCTCGGTCTTCAGACTCGGGTCTAGTACTTTCAGTCTTCACTCGGTGTCAGCTCGGTCCCTTCAGGTCTTCAGCTCGGTCTGTTCAGTCTTTTCCATTCCCCTTCACAGCTCGGTCCCTCAGTTCTTCACAGCTCGGTCTCAGCAGTCTCAGCTCGGTCCCCCTTGTCAGTCTTCAGCCTGTTAGGTCTTCAGCTCTCGAGAGGATCAGTCGTTGATCTTCCATCACGCGGCTGGCGCTggaatgcaaacacacattggCGTCTGACTTCCTTGGAGGGGGGTGAGTTGAACTCGTTTCTGGCAGCGGCACAACTCAGGGAGAAATAGACGTCGAgtcacatttcttctttgtaCGAGCTGAGAGTGGCAGTGAAACTTTCTGCTGTTTGCTCTCATTGTCTCAAAAGAAGGAAGACCAATTATTCAGAATTTCTGTAGGTATCATCAGCGAGCCGGCTTTGTGTTCATGATCTACATTTAAATATCAAGATCGTGAATATGTTGCCCATGTAGGATGTAGTGTAACATCCATAAGCATAGAGACCACCACCCATTTATGTACAAACTGTCAGCCTCTTCTAAGATCAGCGTGTCCTCCACCAACATACCTGTGCACACTCGGGATGGAAGACCACGCTGATACTCTCTGAGACCAAACCTAGCTGTTCCTTGCAGCTGAAGACcgactgaagactgaagacgCTAACCCGAGTAGACAGAGCTGAAGACGGAAGCCGAGCGAATGAAGACCGAGCTGAAGAGGAACCGAGCTGAAGACCGCTGAAGACGAAAGCCGAGCTGAAGAACGCGAAGCTGAAGACAAGCTGAAGACCGAGCTGAGACCGAGCGAAGACTGAAAGACCGAGCTGAAGACCGAGCGAAGACAACTAGCTAGAGAAAAATCAGTGTAGGTTGTGATTAGAGAGTGAAGCCCAGTGTGGTAAACATGTTCAGCTTGTATATGAGTATTTCGTTCTGATAACATTACTACTGAgaaaactagtgagtcgacaacctttctcttcttagcttccctCCCCGTCAGCGCCTCTTTcacctctcttctcctctgccattattccagaagaagagaagaagacggAACTTTCAGGCCCATGGTCAGCGcattgcttcttcttctttttcttcttcttcccttcttccCGGTGGGTCCAACATCCTGGGTACAAAAGCACGTAAAACTCCCCCGgtgtctgagctcacagtctggcgaacaactgagctaacatgagctaacagcaactacagttTTCTTGCCCATGGTGGATGTGTTGGTTCTCTCTGGCTCGTAAAGTGATCGTATGTTCCTGGACAAACCGGGACCGTGGTCAGTGGTCCGTAGTTTTGGTCGTGCagattaaaatatgaataactAGAAAAGTCCTGAAACAAatctggatggatggatgggtggtcATAGATAGTCTGTGAGCTGTGACGTGTTCTTTGTCCAGTTGTACTCAGTTTTACGTCCTCTCTTTCGACTCATAGCGAGTATCTTCATGATGGCGCCTGGTGTAAGTTATGGTGACCTCAGCAGCCGTCAGATCGAGTTTTGGATCCTCCGCTCTTAGCTTTGCAGGTCTGCAGGAAGGCAGCTGATGAGCATCGTGCTCGAGGATCGAACGTCCTCCGATGTGCGGTAGCTCGGAGAACCGGCACTGATCCTGGCTTGATGCGTTGAACCACGGACGGGTCCGAGTCTTTTCATCGCCGAGGCGTTCAGCCAGAACGTGACGTCAATGAAAACATGGCCAAGCTGAAAAGTCGGCAGATCAGCACGGAGATGCGTCTCAGCCGTTctaacagactgagagagacgAGAAGCATCTCAGTACCACCACAAACAATCATTCCAGGAAGAATCGGCTCAGACGGGACTGAATCTGTGGAGGGAGCCGGGAGCACTGTGTGTCCGGAGCTGTT from Larimichthys crocea isolate SSNF unplaced genomic scaffold, L_crocea_2.0 scaffold148, whole genome shotgun sequence includes:
- the LOC109139484 gene encoding uncharacterized protein LOC109139484 isoform X1; the encoded protein is MGCRLTRTKAKTHEPSHHRHREELHFVDEYGQPITMQVEGRRGRGHRRRQSRCAMECSAPTERHWETLRVMGLMEGDERQGDSYSAGSVLLEQWDKDMMPYYGHMTVSPDLYSTSSRMMMSPDIYPPNGYLPRLSNDQHPGHTYLPSVSYSLDHLDRLDYQVPEMLPYQPNSESCLIGCYNTEEMEPKDFSRQSDYRPPWRSDRFLGYLPLSELDSGLGCGPDSPHHRVAFSEAETDAMSSLPGHTPSSQGSSSSSESLISSEPSDSGFHSVSTGEHRRLHKIHGSHAHRQTHHLRSGHSPREQRGRWDLESIPETTPMTHSGAPQASRCTVGNSTTTTVHFHRAERSPTLPRHRSPPSPSVGCRTEPCQRRALWLEQQQGGGRLMEAPGRSRTITDLTEGQRRRRASHPIVTNPDRQNSQPDTSSNTMGPRSRASYPSNCHPTSHLSIDRTSLPSHQNALRNSQGANRSREEESLSKSPGSGSSGASDWRGFQTLGNRTGNSKGSSVPFYSTLGAPQRSPHSPPSPRSRLSNQKSVRNQLLRARAYRLARERSEVTTDEEVRGDGEREGDEDGEDGRWAGRYWSRTERRRHLALSRQHRERRVGAEEQAGGLQGALSSQTVLELSHMKQNRLRNSKLLDDWTTVEELLTHGTRVESDSQLCPSPLLSVTTV
- the LOC109139484 gene encoding uncharacterized protein LOC109139484 isoform X2, with amino-acid sequence MGCRLTRTKAKTHEPSHHRHREELHFVDEYGQPITMQVEGRRGRGHRRRQSRCAMECSAPTERHWETLRVMGLMEGDERQGDSYSAGPYYGHMTVSPDLYSTSSRMMMSPDIYPPNGYLPRLSNDQHPGHTYLPSVSYSLDHLDRLDYQVPEMLPYQPNSESCLIGCYNTEEMEPKDFSRQSDYRPPWRSDRFLGYLPLSELDSGLGCGPDSPHHRVAFSEAETDAMSSLPGHTPSSQGSSSSSESLISSEPSDSGFHSVSTGEHRRLHKIHGSHAHRQTHHLRSGHSPREQRGRWDLESIPETTPMTHSGAPQASRCTVGNSTTTTVHFHRAERSPTLPRHRSPPSPSVGCRTEPCQRRALWLEQQQGGGRLMEAPGRSRTITDLTEGQRRRRASHPIVTNPDRQNSQPDTSSNTMGPRSRASYPSNCHPTSHLSIDRTSLPSHQNALRNSQGANRSREEESLSKSPGSGSSGASDWRGFQTLGNRTGNSKGSSVPFYSTLGAPQRSPHSPPSPRSRLSNQKSVRNQLLRARAYRLARERSEVTTDEEVRGDGEREGDEDGEDGRWAGRYWSRTERRRHLALSRQHRERRVGAEEQAGGLQGALSSQTVLELSHMKQNRLRNSKLLDDWTTVEELLTHGTRVESDSQLCPSPLLSVTTV